In Segatella copri, the DNA window AAGTTGTTCTATAATCTGCAGGCTTGTCACATTGCCAAGACCTGCTGACTTGATGAAATCGGCATTAGGCAAATCCTGCATGATAGCATCACAAAAGTCACAAACATCAGTTTTTAATGTATTGGGCAGTTCATATCTACTTGCTGGAGTAAGCATTGCTGCAAGACGAAAAACATCTTTCTTATGCTTTGCAATATGCTTGCTATCAACACTTTCACCTTTAGCTTTTCTTTGACTCAAATCCAAGAAAGCCTTGCTTTTCAAACAGATAAGACTCTCGATGTTGGCGATATGCACGCCATCTTCCTGCAAGCTATGTTCTATCGTGAAACGATAATAGTCTTCATCCATGAGTATTGCCGATAAACTTGAAAGGTCTTCATCCACTGGAATCGGTGTAATACGAGCCTCCTCTGGGAAATTCATCAAGCCAAGACTTCGTGAAAAGAGTTCAACCTGATATGGGAAAGCAGAATTAGCAGGCTTCATGAAGCGGAAATATTCATGTTTGGGCTCAACATTCTCATTAACACCCTTGTTTCGCTGCTCATAATTGCCCTTCTTTACAAACTCCCAGAATTTGGCTACAAACTCAGCCGACAAAGCTTCAACCACTAAGATAATGTCAATATCCTTAGTAGCACGAGGTACCTGAGCATACAAATCCTCATGGATTTCGCATGCCGTACCACCTATTATAACATAATTGTCCTCAAAACCTTTGAAGAACTCCTTGAATGTATCTATTCCTCTTACCATGACATTTCATTTATCAATCGTTCTAACTCTATTTGTATTCGCTCATCTTCATTGTCTTTCAATGACAGATAAAGCGAGAGCTTATCAACTACTCCTTCTGTACTTAACATTTTGGGATTATACTTCCAAACTTGGATTTCATTTTCTCCGAACTGCTTGTCGGTTGCGACGGCCAAAATTTTCAGTTCTTTCTTTGTAACAGCCCAACACTGCCTTGATTCTTCATTAAGCATCGTGTAGGAAGCCAGTGCATTCACCCCACTTATCTGTTGTCCTTCAAGTATAGCATCCGTATAGTAAAGCTGCTCTATCGGAGAGACTAACATTGGCAATGCTTTATTCCAAAGTTCCCTATTGCTTATATCAATTTGCACCGTCTTTGTCTTTACTCCTTCCAACTTAATCAGATCTTTGGAGACAAGCCAGCGCAATGATTTGTTTGCTGTCGCATAAGAAACGCCAAACTTATCGCTCAGTCCATAACCAGTTGTCCCAACAATGGATTCAATCTGCAAATGATAAAGCAACAAACATTGGGCAAAGGGAGGAATGGTTTCTTTCAAATCCAAGCCCACCTTTCTGTCTGGCTGGATGTCAAGCAAAAGAGATGGCAGGAACATTTGCCTGTTGGGGATAACAAAGTTAACTTTTTGTGCCACCAATCTTACCTTATTATAAGATGAAATGCATGGAGTGATTAATACGACGAAGAGCTGTGTCTGTCGATGTATAATATCCAATTGCTTCTTCAACTGGGCAGGTGGTACTGAGTCACCATCCTTTAGGTAAGCCATCAAAATGTGCTGCCCCAAAATACATCCTTTATAAAAAGAGAACCTGGAAGAAACATTCATAGGGATTCCTTCCAACAAATCTTTATCTGCTGGTTCCAAAGCTACTTTTTCGCCCAACATATTGCCGAAATATGCAGCTGTTTCATCTATATAATATTTAATATTGCACATAATATCGCCACTAATATTACGTGCAAATATAATGATTATATTCTGAATATCAAAACATTCTATTGAATAAATAAGTTTTTTTAAGATAATTATGGGGAGTTTACTCATCACGAGCAAACTCCCCTTGATGTATGAGAGAAGAATTTTAGTGCTTTTACTCAAAAGCTACATTCAGTATATATTATGTATATATGTGTACATGTATTCACGTATTCATGAATACACGTTTTAGCCTATTTCAGCAAAACAACGGTTGTGAAGCGGTTTGCCTCATTCGCCGCATATTTGTCGATTCCGCCTAAGTTGTAGGCTTTGATCTGGCTTTTATCTACACCTCGCTTGATGAGTGCCTTGGCTATGAACTTGGCACGTCGCTTACCCAAATCCTGGTTGCCGGACTGAGTGCCAGTAGCACTATCGGCTGCACCGGATATTTTAATCTTCAGATTTTCCTGCTTGGCCATCTTCGCAATGTCGTCGAGGTTCACGAGTTGTGACTTGTCAACCAGTTTGTCGGAGTTGAGTTTGAAGAAGAAATACACCGGAACACCAATGCTTACTTTCAAGTGGTCAGAAGATGAAAGGGAATCTGGGCGATAGCCATCTGCATGACCTGCCATGTTGCCATCACCGCTGCCCATTACACCCTGCTTGCTTTTGCCATTCATCGAGAGTCGGGCACGGAGGGAGTTGAGACCACTGTAGCTGTTTTTCGGATAGACGGTCTTGCCATCATCATTTCCTGCAAGTCGCTTTTCCAGATGAGCATTCCTATCCCTCATGTAGGCTATGTAGTCCTGAAGGGCGAGATTCTGCTCGATGTAAGGAGTAGCATCCACTACTCGCTTCCACCCCGTCTTGCCTATCGTGAAGGACAGACCGGCTGAAACGGAAAGCATGTTGTCACCGAACTTGGTAGAAGTTCCGATGCCGTCAAAGTTCCTGGCGGTCAGCATTCCTCTCACCTCTCCTACGAGATGAACACGGTCGCTGATGCGGTAACGGGCTTCCACGCCATAGGTGAAAGCAAACGGATGACTGCCACTTGAACCGCCCTGGCAGGTACAGTTGTTGATCCAGTCGGAATTATGAATCATGCCGACACCTACGAAGGGAATCACATCCCAAAGAGGGATTCCGCTTTCGTTCTGACGGATGCCGGACGTGATGTTGTACAGAAAGTCTGCATGGACAAACTGATACTTCATCGTATGGAACTCTGCGTTCTTAAAGCTGAGTCCCTGAAATCCTATTCGTCCACCGATTGCGGGCGTGAACCATTTGCCGACTCCTATCTGCAAGAGAGGAGTGACACGGTCGAACACGTCACCGCAACCAATGGGCGTCCCAAGAAAAGCTGAAGCCCCGCCCTTTGCTTCTATAAACCAATTTCTACCCCAGTTGGCTGCTTCGCTTACATGCTTGAGATATGTAGGATTCACAGGCATGAGCATCTGCTCCTGACTGTATGATTTCTGGATATAAAGACTGTCAGAACTCTGTCCGGCAGTTTGTGCCGAAGCTGTCATTGCAGCCAGGCACATCATTGCTATTGAAAATATTTTCTTTCTCATGTTGTTGTCTTTGATGATTGATTACTTGCGTAACAAATGAGCATGGTGTTACATCTTCTTTCTTCTTCCGACGGACGGAGCGCACATTTTGCGTGCCATTGCCAGGCATCTTCTTGCCCACTCCCTATCGTCTTCGTCTGGCCGTTTCCCCCATCCAGAGCCTGGACTGCCGCCTCCACCTCCATGCGTCTGTGCGATGGTCGTGGCATCATCCACGAAACCGCACACGAGGTTCAAGGCTACCTTGACGACATGGTTTCCGTCTTCAGCCAACTGACAGAGAAGCGTGCCGTCGAAGTCGAGTTTCACGCTGTCGGGAAGATTCGGGAAGCGAATGGCAAACTCATGTGCCATGGTGTCGAGCATCACTCCGTTGAGATGGTAGCTCATGTTGTGAGCCCAGGAAAGTTCAGACTGGTTGGCTTTGTCTTCCAGTTCACTTGCCTGCCTCTCAATCTCTTCCTTGTCCTTGCGGAGGGTGTCAAGCAACTGGTTGGTCTCTGAAAGTTTCTTCTCCTTGTCTGCCAGTTTATCTTCCACCAAAGCCTTCTGCTGTTCAAGACTCTGAATCTTACGGGCGATGTCGGCACTGATGTTGTCGCTATTAGCTTGCAAGGCTCTCAGCGGTTTGAGTTCTGCTTCAAGGCGGTTGATTTCTGGCTTCAGATTCTCGATCATGGAGGTGAAGGATTTCTGCTTCTTCTGGGCGATGGAGAGTTCCATATTCAGATCTTCGAGGGCTTTCCGGGTGTTCAGCATCTGGGCTTCGAGCGTCACGCACTCGTTGGCAAGCCATCGTCGATACTCTTCCGTTGAACGATGACGTGCTCCAGTCTCTGCTATCGACACCCCTCTTGTGAGTCCCCATTTTTCATTGACCTTGGCCAGTTCATCGTGCAGGGCAAGAAGATAGTTCTTGTAATCTATACGGTTCTGACCATGAAAGATTTTCTTGAAGGCGAACTTTTTATCCTTATCAATAGGCAGAAGAGCACAGTGGACATGCGGATTTTTCTCATCGCAGTGGACGATGAAGGAGACGATGTTTTCCTCTCCATATTTATCTGCCACAAAGTGGTAGATATCCTGTGCCCACTTTTCTATTTCTGGCATTCGCTGGATATGCTCATTACCACCCTTGCTTTCAAAATCTACCTTCTGATTGCCAAAGGCAAGCTCTCGCATACGTTCCGTTGAACCTCCAAAGATGAAATTCACCACGGTTCGGAAACGTGGTTCTGCCAGTCCTTCGTTGGGGTCTTTGATGCCACGTGAGGCGAGATTTTCTGCCATGCGTCTGGTAAGCGGACGGCTCTTGTCTATCGGGGCGACAATGCCACCTGGACGGATCTCGAAGTTGAGATGCTCACGGCTACGGTCGTAGTTGCCTTCACGCATGGCCTGGTTCCATCCCTTCTCCGTCCAGTCTCTCAACTCTTCGTTGCCTACCGAAGCGAGACCTTTGGTAACCTTGATGTCCATGACCTGTTTTGATAATGTTCCCATATCGTATTTTTTTCTATAGTCCTTACTCCAGGAGCCTTTTTCAGTCTTGGCAACACAAGGAAATCTGACCCAGCTTGCTGTTTATCTGGTCAGCCCTCCCGACTACTTTTGTAGGTCGGGGTATTAGGCTTCCCAAGACTGAAAAAAAGTGGCACGTGCAAGCACGCTGCCTCACGTTGCTTGAAATCATTCAGCGATGTGCTAACGGGCGTCCTGATCGCCATCAGCGTGCCTCGCATGGAATAAAGGGAATATGACTGTTGTTTTTAATCGTCGGAAGATTCCGCAGGTGCTACCTTTCCGGATGGCTCCCTGGCCTCAGTAAGAGGACGAGGGGGATTCATACAGTAGTTGGATGCGGAGCCGGAGATGTAGTGCTCGAAGATGCAATCCAGAAGTACTATCTCCGCTTTCGAATATCGGGTGGGCACTTCGTCCATATAACTCGGCTTGGTGTTGACACTGATGGCTTTAGCCAGAATGCCAAGAGAATCGATTACTTTGTGCCAGTCCCAGACGTGGTCTTTTCCGAAGAGTAGGCTCACAGAATCTGATAGCTCCTCAGGCAGTTCTTTCTCCTGATTGAGATAACGGAGAATGGAAACTGCCAGTGAATCAAACACCTGGGCCTGCTGGTTGAGTACACGCCTGGCAGGAATGCCCCCATATCCTTCCTGCTTGGCCATGTTCATCTTCAAGTCGTAATAACGGCTGTAGGAATCGGCCACTTCCTTGGCAGTGGATCTGCCT includes these proteins:
- a CDS encoding OmpA family protein, with the translated sequence MRKKIFSIAMMCLAAMTASAQTAGQSSDSLYIQKSYSQEQMLMPVNPTYLKHVSEAANWGRNWFIEAKGGASAFLGTPIGCGDVFDRVTPLLQIGVGKWFTPAIGGRIGFQGLSFKNAEFHTMKYQFVHADFLYNITSGIRQNESGIPLWDVIPFVGVGMIHNSDWINNCTCQGGSSGSHPFAFTYGVEARYRISDRVHLVGEVRGMLTARNFDGIGTSTKFGDNMLSVSAGLSFTIGKTGWKRVVDATPYIEQNLALQDYIAYMRDRNAHLEKRLAGNDDGKTVYPKNSYSGLNSLRARLSMNGKSKQGVMGSGDGNMAGHADGYRPDSLSSSDHLKVSIGVPVYFFFKLNSDKLVDKSQLVNLDDIAKMAKQENLKIKISGAADSATGTQSGNQDLGKRRAKFIAKALIKRGVDKSQIKAYNLGGIDKYAANEANRFTTVVLLK
- the mobV gene encoding MobV family relaxase, with the protein product MGTLSKQVMDIKVTKGLASVGNEELRDWTEKGWNQAMREGNYDRSREHLNFEIRPGGIVAPIDKSRPLTRRMAENLASRGIKDPNEGLAEPRFRTVVNFIFGGSTERMRELAFGNQKVDFESKGGNEHIQRMPEIEKWAQDIYHFVADKYGEENIVSFIVHCDEKNPHVHCALLPIDKDKKFAFKKIFHGQNRIDYKNYLLALHDELAKVNEKWGLTRGVSIAETGARHRSTEEYRRWLANECVTLEAQMLNTRKALEDLNMELSIAQKKQKSFTSMIENLKPEINRLEAELKPLRALQANSDNISADIARKIQSLEQQKALVEDKLADKEKKLSETNQLLDTLRKDKEEIERQASELEDKANQSELSWAHNMSYHLNGVMLDTMAHEFAIRFPNLPDSVKLDFDGTLLCQLAEDGNHVVKVALNLVCGFVDDATTIAQTHGGGGGSPGSGWGKRPDEDDREWARRCLAMARKMCAPSVGRRKKM